A single region of the Thunnus maccoyii chromosome 10, fThuMac1.1, whole genome shotgun sequence genome encodes:
- the irx2a gene encoding iroquois-class homeodomain protein IRX-2a isoform X3 → MSYPQGYLYQPPGSLALYSCPAYGASALAAPRNEDLARSSSGSAFSPYPGSAAFSASAGAGFSSPLSYSTDPTTGFPSYMSSPYDAHTTGMAGALSYHPYGSPGYPYQLNDPAYRKNATRDATATLKAWLQEHRKNPYPTKGEKIMLAIITKMTLTQVSTWFANARRRLKKENKMTWAPRNKSEDEDEEDGDGERKEVERSDKTLDNSEASAEDEGISLHVDTLTDHSCSAESDGEKVSCRVGELGSDQSGDKCDEEDSEDQNHNPPRFQLSPKPVTSSPLTGVEAPVLSHHQHHHHHHLHHLHHLHNQREDLARSLVNSNNINTNKSSSCLDSRPSSGAPQNPTVKPKLWSLAEIATSDQKQQHQQQQLGQPGQPNCPSSSGGLLTPPTPSTTSPASSSPSLYPAPSILGRPIYYTSPFYSNYTNYGNFSPLQGQGILRYTNSSGVSLAAAAAAAAAAAAANEGLSSLEASTNPKHRPDSPLVKNNPNQIVVVEQQQQQHFRPANLEAKKGT, encoded by the exons ATGTCCTATCCTCAGGGTTACCTCTACCAGCCCCCGGGCTCTTTGGCTCTTTATTCGTGTCCGGCTTACGGGGCCTCGGCTCTGGCTGCCCCGCGGAACGAAGACTTGGCGAGGTCGTCCTCTGGCTCAGCCTTCAGCCCTTACCCTGGATCGGCTGCTTTCTCCGCCTCGGCTGGTGCAGGCTTCTCCAGTCCACTGTCATACTCCACGGATCCAACCACGGGATTCCCATCCTACATG AGCTCTCCATATGACGCGCACACGACGGGCATGGCCGGGGCATTAAGTTACCACCCATACGGGAGTCCAGGGTACCCCTACCAACTCAACGACCCGGCGTACCGCAAAAACGCCACCAGGGACGCCACGGCCACCCTGAAGGCCTGGCTGCAGGAACACAGGAAGAACCCATACCCGACGAAAGGGGAGAAGATCATGCTGGCCATTATCACCAAGATGACCCTGACGCAGGTATCCACATGGTTCGCCAACGCCAGGAGGAGGCTCAAGAAGGAGAACAAGATGACATGGGCGCCCAGGAATAAGAGCGAAGACGAGGACGAGGAGGACGGGGacggagagaggaaagaggtgGAGCGCTCTGACAAAACCCTGGATAACAGCGAGGCTTCAGCGGAGGATGAAG gtATCAGCTTGCACGTTGACACTCTGACGGACCACTCCTGCTCGGCGGAGTCTGACGGGGAGAAGGTCAGCTGTCGTGTGGGAGAGCTGGGCTCCGACCAGAGCGGCGACAAATGCGACGAGGAGGACAGCGAGGACCAGAACCACAACCCGCCGCGGTTCCAGCTCTCCCCTAAACCCGTCACATCATCACCTCTAACGGGGGTCGAAGCGCCGGTTCTCAGTCATCACcaacaccatcaccaccaccacctccatcaTCTCCACCATCTTCACAACCAACGCGAGGATTTGGCCCGGAGCCTCGTCAATAGCAACAATATTAACACCAATAAATCGTCTTCATGCCTTGACAGCAGACCTTCATCGGGGGCGCCTCAAAACCCTACAGTCAAGCCCAAATTGTGGTCGCTGGCGGAGATTGCTACCTCAGACcaaaagcagcagcatcagcaacaGCAACTGGGGCAGCCCGGGCAACCGAATTGCCCCTCCTCCAGCGGTGGCCTCCTTACTCCCCCCACGCCCTCCACCACCTCCCCGGCTTCCAGTTCTCCCTCCCTCTACCCGGCCCCCTCCATCCTTGGAAGACCTATTTATTACACTTCTCCCTTTTATAGCAATTACACAAACTATGGCAACTTCAGCCCCCTGCAGGGCCAAGGGATCCTGCGGTACACTAATTCATCTGGAGTGAGTCTGgctgccgccgccgctgccgccgccgccgctgctgctgcaaaCGAGGGTCTCAGCTCTCTGGAGGCGAGCACAAACCCCAAACACAGGCCAGACTCTCCCCTCGTTAAAAATAACCCAAACCAGATTGTTGTTGtcgagcagcagcaacaacagcattTCAGACCCGCAAATTTAGAGGCAAAGAAAGGTACGTAA
- the irx2a gene encoding iroquois-class homeodomain protein IRX-2a isoform X2: protein MLNREFTAGSRGWESHSRLQLSLAGRKERMPSLYCLHTGWSLKGYLYQPPGSLALYSCPAYGASALAAPRNEDLARSSSGSAFSPYPGSAAFSASAGAGFSSPLSYSTDPTTGFPSYMSSPYDAHTTGMAGALSYHPYGSPGYPYQLNDPAYRKNATRDATATLKAWLQEHRKNPYPTKGEKIMLAIITKMTLTQVSTWFANARRRLKKENKMTWAPRNKSEDEDEEDGDGERKEVERSDKTLDNSEASAEDEGISLHVDTLTDHSCSAESDGEKVSCRVGELGSDQSGDKCDEEDSEDQNHNPPRFQLSPKPVTSSPLTGVEAPVLSHHQHHHHHHLHHLHHLHNQREDLARSLVNSNNINTNKSSSCLDSRPSSGAPQNPTVKPKLWSLAEIATSDQKQQHQQQQLGQPGQPNCPSSSGGLLTPPTPSTTSPASSSPSLYPAPSILGRPIYYTSPFYSNYTNYGNFSPLQGQGILRYTNSSGVSLAAAAAAAAAAAAANEGLSSLEASTNPKHRPDSPLVKNNPNQIVVVEQQQQQHFRPANLEAKKGT from the exons GGTTACCTCTACCAGCCCCCGGGCTCTTTGGCTCTTTATTCGTGTCCGGCTTACGGGGCCTCGGCTCTGGCTGCCCCGCGGAACGAAGACTTGGCGAGGTCGTCCTCTGGCTCAGCCTTCAGCCCTTACCCTGGATCGGCTGCTTTCTCCGCCTCGGCTGGTGCAGGCTTCTCCAGTCCACTGTCATACTCCACGGATCCAACCACGGGATTCCCATCCTACATG AGCTCTCCATATGACGCGCACACGACGGGCATGGCCGGGGCATTAAGTTACCACCCATACGGGAGTCCAGGGTACCCCTACCAACTCAACGACCCGGCGTACCGCAAAAACGCCACCAGGGACGCCACGGCCACCCTGAAGGCCTGGCTGCAGGAACACAGGAAGAACCCATACCCGACGAAAGGGGAGAAGATCATGCTGGCCATTATCACCAAGATGACCCTGACGCAGGTATCCACATGGTTCGCCAACGCCAGGAGGAGGCTCAAGAAGGAGAACAAGATGACATGGGCGCCCAGGAATAAGAGCGAAGACGAGGACGAGGAGGACGGGGacggagagaggaaagaggtgGAGCGCTCTGACAAAACCCTGGATAACAGCGAGGCTTCAGCGGAGGATGAAG gtATCAGCTTGCACGTTGACACTCTGACGGACCACTCCTGCTCGGCGGAGTCTGACGGGGAGAAGGTCAGCTGTCGTGTGGGAGAGCTGGGCTCCGACCAGAGCGGCGACAAATGCGACGAGGAGGACAGCGAGGACCAGAACCACAACCCGCCGCGGTTCCAGCTCTCCCCTAAACCCGTCACATCATCACCTCTAACGGGGGTCGAAGCGCCGGTTCTCAGTCATCACcaacaccatcaccaccaccacctccatcaTCTCCACCATCTTCACAACCAACGCGAGGATTTGGCCCGGAGCCTCGTCAATAGCAACAATATTAACACCAATAAATCGTCTTCATGCCTTGACAGCAGACCTTCATCGGGGGCGCCTCAAAACCCTACAGTCAAGCCCAAATTGTGGTCGCTGGCGGAGATTGCTACCTCAGACcaaaagcagcagcatcagcaacaGCAACTGGGGCAGCCCGGGCAACCGAATTGCCCCTCCTCCAGCGGTGGCCTCCTTACTCCCCCCACGCCCTCCACCACCTCCCCGGCTTCCAGTTCTCCCTCCCTCTACCCGGCCCCCTCCATCCTTGGAAGACCTATTTATTACACTTCTCCCTTTTATAGCAATTACACAAACTATGGCAACTTCAGCCCCCTGCAGGGCCAAGGGATCCTGCGGTACACTAATTCATCTGGAGTGAGTCTGgctgccgccgccgctgccgccgccgccgctgctgctgcaaaCGAGGGTCTCAGCTCTCTGGAGGCGAGCACAAACCCCAAACACAGGCCAGACTCTCCCCTCGTTAAAAATAACCCAAACCAGATTGTTGTTGtcgagcagcagcaacaacagcattTCAGACCCGCAAATTTAGAGGCAAAGAAAGGTACGTAA
- the irx2a gene encoding iroquois-class homeodomain protein IRX-2a isoform X5 yields MQWDVMTWILHHHERKKTSENFAVCYTPQALLECWGEIKKRPRSEQSSPYDAHTTGMAGALSYHPYGSPGYPYQLNDPAYRKNATRDATATLKAWLQEHRKNPYPTKGEKIMLAIITKMTLTQVSTWFANARRRLKKENKMTWAPRNKSEDEDEEDGDGERKEVERSDKTLDNSEASAEDEGISLHVDTLTDHSCSAESDGEKVSCRVGELGSDQSGDKCDEEDSEDQNHNPPRFQLSPKPVTSSPLTGVEAPVLSHHQHHHHHHLHHLHHLHNQREDLARSLVNSNNINTNKSSSCLDSRPSSGAPQNPTVKPKLWSLAEIATSDQKQQHQQQQLGQPGQPNCPSSSGGLLTPPTPSTTSPASSSPSLYPAPSILGRPIYYTSPFYSNYTNYGNFSPLQGQGILRYTNSSGVSLAAAAAAAAAAAAANEGLSSLEASTNPKHRPDSPLVKNNPNQIVVVEQQQQQHFRPANLEAKKGT; encoded by the exons AGCTCTCCATATGACGCGCACACGACGGGCATGGCCGGGGCATTAAGTTACCACCCATACGGGAGTCCAGGGTACCCCTACCAACTCAACGACCCGGCGTACCGCAAAAACGCCACCAGGGACGCCACGGCCACCCTGAAGGCCTGGCTGCAGGAACACAGGAAGAACCCATACCCGACGAAAGGGGAGAAGATCATGCTGGCCATTATCACCAAGATGACCCTGACGCAGGTATCCACATGGTTCGCCAACGCCAGGAGGAGGCTCAAGAAGGAGAACAAGATGACATGGGCGCCCAGGAATAAGAGCGAAGACGAGGACGAGGAGGACGGGGacggagagaggaaagaggtgGAGCGCTCTGACAAAACCCTGGATAACAGCGAGGCTTCAGCGGAGGATGAAG gtATCAGCTTGCACGTTGACACTCTGACGGACCACTCCTGCTCGGCGGAGTCTGACGGGGAGAAGGTCAGCTGTCGTGTGGGAGAGCTGGGCTCCGACCAGAGCGGCGACAAATGCGACGAGGAGGACAGCGAGGACCAGAACCACAACCCGCCGCGGTTCCAGCTCTCCCCTAAACCCGTCACATCATCACCTCTAACGGGGGTCGAAGCGCCGGTTCTCAGTCATCACcaacaccatcaccaccaccacctccatcaTCTCCACCATCTTCACAACCAACGCGAGGATTTGGCCCGGAGCCTCGTCAATAGCAACAATATTAACACCAATAAATCGTCTTCATGCCTTGACAGCAGACCTTCATCGGGGGCGCCTCAAAACCCTACAGTCAAGCCCAAATTGTGGTCGCTGGCGGAGATTGCTACCTCAGACcaaaagcagcagcatcagcaacaGCAACTGGGGCAGCCCGGGCAACCGAATTGCCCCTCCTCCAGCGGTGGCCTCCTTACTCCCCCCACGCCCTCCACCACCTCCCCGGCTTCCAGTTCTCCCTCCCTCTACCCGGCCCCCTCCATCCTTGGAAGACCTATTTATTACACTTCTCCCTTTTATAGCAATTACACAAACTATGGCAACTTCAGCCCCCTGCAGGGCCAAGGGATCCTGCGGTACACTAATTCATCTGGAGTGAGTCTGgctgccgccgccgctgccgccgccgccgctgctgctgcaaaCGAGGGTCTCAGCTCTCTGGAGGCGAGCACAAACCCCAAACACAGGCCAGACTCTCCCCTCGTTAAAAATAACCCAAACCAGATTGTTGTTGtcgagcagcagcaacaacagcattTCAGACCCGCAAATTTAGAGGCAAAGAAAGGTACGTAA
- the irx2a gene encoding iroquois-class homeodomain protein IRX-2a isoform X1, which translates to MSPVIQQWACCGLVAGSRGWESHSRLQLSLAGRKERMPSLYCLHTGWSLKGYLYQPPGSLALYSCPAYGASALAAPRNEDLARSSSGSAFSPYPGSAAFSASAGAGFSSPLSYSTDPTTGFPSYMSSPYDAHTTGMAGALSYHPYGSPGYPYQLNDPAYRKNATRDATATLKAWLQEHRKNPYPTKGEKIMLAIITKMTLTQVSTWFANARRRLKKENKMTWAPRNKSEDEDEEDGDGERKEVERSDKTLDNSEASAEDEGISLHVDTLTDHSCSAESDGEKVSCRVGELGSDQSGDKCDEEDSEDQNHNPPRFQLSPKPVTSSPLTGVEAPVLSHHQHHHHHHLHHLHHLHNQREDLARSLVNSNNINTNKSSSCLDSRPSSGAPQNPTVKPKLWSLAEIATSDQKQQHQQQQLGQPGQPNCPSSSGGLLTPPTPSTTSPASSSPSLYPAPSILGRPIYYTSPFYSNYTNYGNFSPLQGQGILRYTNSSGVSLAAAAAAAAAAAAANEGLSSLEASTNPKHRPDSPLVKNNPNQIVVVEQQQQQHFRPANLEAKKGT; encoded by the exons GGTTACCTCTACCAGCCCCCGGGCTCTTTGGCTCTTTATTCGTGTCCGGCTTACGGGGCCTCGGCTCTGGCTGCCCCGCGGAACGAAGACTTGGCGAGGTCGTCCTCTGGCTCAGCCTTCAGCCCTTACCCTGGATCGGCTGCTTTCTCCGCCTCGGCTGGTGCAGGCTTCTCCAGTCCACTGTCATACTCCACGGATCCAACCACGGGATTCCCATCCTACATG AGCTCTCCATATGACGCGCACACGACGGGCATGGCCGGGGCATTAAGTTACCACCCATACGGGAGTCCAGGGTACCCCTACCAACTCAACGACCCGGCGTACCGCAAAAACGCCACCAGGGACGCCACGGCCACCCTGAAGGCCTGGCTGCAGGAACACAGGAAGAACCCATACCCGACGAAAGGGGAGAAGATCATGCTGGCCATTATCACCAAGATGACCCTGACGCAGGTATCCACATGGTTCGCCAACGCCAGGAGGAGGCTCAAGAAGGAGAACAAGATGACATGGGCGCCCAGGAATAAGAGCGAAGACGAGGACGAGGAGGACGGGGacggagagaggaaagaggtgGAGCGCTCTGACAAAACCCTGGATAACAGCGAGGCTTCAGCGGAGGATGAAG gtATCAGCTTGCACGTTGACACTCTGACGGACCACTCCTGCTCGGCGGAGTCTGACGGGGAGAAGGTCAGCTGTCGTGTGGGAGAGCTGGGCTCCGACCAGAGCGGCGACAAATGCGACGAGGAGGACAGCGAGGACCAGAACCACAACCCGCCGCGGTTCCAGCTCTCCCCTAAACCCGTCACATCATCACCTCTAACGGGGGTCGAAGCGCCGGTTCTCAGTCATCACcaacaccatcaccaccaccacctccatcaTCTCCACCATCTTCACAACCAACGCGAGGATTTGGCCCGGAGCCTCGTCAATAGCAACAATATTAACACCAATAAATCGTCTTCATGCCTTGACAGCAGACCTTCATCGGGGGCGCCTCAAAACCCTACAGTCAAGCCCAAATTGTGGTCGCTGGCGGAGATTGCTACCTCAGACcaaaagcagcagcatcagcaacaGCAACTGGGGCAGCCCGGGCAACCGAATTGCCCCTCCTCCAGCGGTGGCCTCCTTACTCCCCCCACGCCCTCCACCACCTCCCCGGCTTCCAGTTCTCCCTCCCTCTACCCGGCCCCCTCCATCCTTGGAAGACCTATTTATTACACTTCTCCCTTTTATAGCAATTACACAAACTATGGCAACTTCAGCCCCCTGCAGGGCCAAGGGATCCTGCGGTACACTAATTCATCTGGAGTGAGTCTGgctgccgccgccgctgccgccgccgccgctgctgctgcaaaCGAGGGTCTCAGCTCTCTGGAGGCGAGCACAAACCCCAAACACAGGCCAGACTCTCCCCTCGTTAAAAATAACCCAAACCAGATTGTTGTTGtcgagcagcagcaacaacagcattTCAGACCCGCAAATTTAGAGGCAAAGAAAGGTACGTAA